A single window of Caldicellulosiruptoraceae bacterium PP1 DNA harbors:
- a CDS encoding branched-chain amino acid transporter permease, translated as MNSSNIYTLSAILVIAAVTFGTRVAPFIFFGKDKATPKYIVYIGNYLPPAVIAMLIIYCLRNVSLFTFPFGIPEILGIITVVVLHIWKRNNLISIICGTIVYMIAIQYIFSNNESIFR; from the coding sequence TTGAATTCTAGCAATATTTACACCTTAAGTGCAATACTAGTTATAGCAGCAGTTACCTTTGGTACAAGAGTAGCTCCATTTATTTTCTTTGGAAAGGATAAGGCCACACCAAAATATATAGTATATATAGGCAATTATTTACCACCTGCTGTTATAGCTATGCTTATAATATATTGCTTAAGAAATGTTAGTTTATTTACTTTTCCATTTGGGATTCCTGAGATATTAGGAATTATAACAGTAGTAGTTTTACATATTTGGAAGAGAAATAATTTAATTAGCATAATATGTGGGACAATCGTATATATGATTGCTATTCAGTACATATTCAGCAACAATGAAAGCATTTTTAGATAG
- a CDS encoding DUF2892 domain-containing protein — MKNISNTDKVIRIIIGIILLSLLFILKGNIKFIGLIGLIPLITAFLGFCPLYKVLGISTLKKK, encoded by the coding sequence ATGAAAAATATTAGTAATACTGATAAAGTAATCAGAATTATTATAGGCATTATTTTATTAAGTCTTCTGTTTATTTTAAAAGGTAATATAAAATTTATCGGTCTAATTGGACTCATTCCATTAATAACAGCATTTTTAGGATTTTGTCCACTTTATAAAGTTTTAGGCATTAGCACCTTAAAAAAGAAATAA
- a CDS encoding ABC transporter ATP-binding protein has protein sequence MNYIIRLTKLAKHYWKYLIVAGISTLAITGLNLLGPWLIRMLVGIVTNIEKYPNAKKYILNISVVLVLSYLLRIVFQFLSNYLAHYAAWNLVAEMRVKVYDKLQDLSLKFFHDKQTGQLMSRVVNDTANFEALIAHAIPELFTNILILLGVAIILFAINPVLASFALIPIPFLLLSGTLFAKKILPNFREAQRALADLNANLQDNIAGIREIQAFNQQQKEHIRIKESVYKHISALLGALKLSAVFHPSVSFLSSIGTVIVVSLGGVMALKGKLPVEDIVGFILYLSMFYQPITALSQVLENMQQSLAGAERVFEILDTESEIKELPNAINLNNVKGKISFENVYFSYNPEVPVLNNISFNIEPGQMVAFVGPTGVGKTTIMHLLNRFFDVNNGKVLIDGIEIKNVTLTSLRNNISMVMQDVFLFNGTVAENIAYGNPNATMEDIINAAKIACAHDFISKMPDGYNTYIGERGVKLSGGQKQRLAIARAVLKNSPILILDEATSSVDTETEYEIQKAINNLAGSRTILIIAHRLSTVKKADKIIVLNEGEIVEVGNHEELLKQKGLYYHLCHTQFVEQSEINCIVNN, from the coding sequence TTGAACTATATAATAAGACTTACAAAACTTGCTAAACATTACTGGAAATACTTAATTGTTGCGGGAATTAGTACTTTAGCAATAACAGGCCTTAATCTATTAGGACCCTGGCTTATAAGAATGCTTGTTGGCATTGTAACAAATATTGAAAAATATCCAAACGCTAAAAAGTATATATTAAATATTTCAGTAGTATTAGTATTATCTTACTTACTAAGAATTGTATTTCAGTTTCTTAGTAACTATTTAGCTCATTATGCAGCTTGGAATTTAGTTGCTGAAATGAGGGTTAAGGTTTATGATAAACTACAAGATTTATCCCTTAAATTTTTTCATGACAAACAAACAGGGCAGCTCATGTCAAGAGTAGTTAATGATACTGCAAATTTTGAGGCATTAATCGCTCACGCAATTCCAGAACTTTTTACTAATATTTTAATTCTATTAGGTGTTGCTATCATTCTATTTGCAATAAATCCAGTTTTAGCATCTTTTGCTCTTATTCCAATACCATTTTTGTTATTAAGTGGTACTTTATTTGCTAAAAAGATTTTACCAAACTTTCGAGAAGCACAAAGAGCTCTTGCTGACTTAAATGCTAATTTGCAGGATAATATTGCAGGAATTCGTGAAATTCAAGCATTTAATCAGCAACAAAAAGAGCACATAAGAATAAAAGAAAGCGTATACAAACATATTTCAGCTTTATTAGGTGCCTTAAAATTAAGTGCTGTTTTTCATCCGTCAGTTAGTTTTTTAAGTTCAATTGGCACAGTAATTGTAGTTTCATTAGGAGGGGTAATGGCACTGAAAGGTAAGTTGCCTGTCGAAGATATTGTAGGATTTATTCTTTATCTTAGTATGTTTTATCAACCCATAACAGCATTAAGCCAAGTATTAGAAAATATGCAGCAATCTTTAGCAGGTGCTGAAAGGGTTTTTGAGATATTAGACACAGAATCTGAAATTAAAGAATTACCTAATGCCATCAATCTCAATAATGTTAAAGGAAAAATATCATTTGAAAATGTTTATTTTTCATATAATCCAGAGGTTCCTGTATTAAATAATATTTCATTTAATATTGAGCCTGGACAAATGGTAGCTTTTGTTGGTCCAACTGGTGTTGGTAAAACAACAATTATGCATCTATTAAATAGGTTTTTTGATGTTAATAATGGTAAGGTTTTAATTGATGGTATCGAAATTAAAAATGTAACCCTTACATCTTTAAGAAATAATATTAGTATGGTTATGCAAGATGTTTTTCTTTTTAATGGTACCGTTGCTGAAAATATAGCATATGGGAATCCAAATGCTACAATGGAAGATATAATAAATGCTGCAAAAATTGCTTGTGCTCATGATTTTATTTCAAAAATGCCTGATGGATATAACACATATATTGGTGAAAGAGGTGTTAAATTATCAGGTGGGCAAAAACAAAGACTTGCAATTGCAAGAGCAGTCTTAAAAAATTCTCCTATTTTAATTTTAGATGAAGCTACTTCTTCAGTGGATACTGAAACCGAATATGAAATACAAAAAGCAATTAATAATTTAGCAGGAAGCCGTACAATTTTAATAATTGCTCATAGATTATCAACAGTTAAAAAAGCTGATAAGATTATTGTACTTAATGAAGGTGAAATAGTAGAAGTAGGTAATCATGAAGAACTATTAAAACAAAAAGGCTTATACTATCATCTTTGTCATACACAATTTGTTGAACAAAGTGAAATAAATTGCATTGTTAATAACTAA